A genomic segment from Sphingopyxis sp. DBS4 encodes:
- a CDS encoding histidine phosphatase family protein yields MKSLTILRHAKSGWDVAVERDFDRPINARGRRGAELIGQYVKRHAMPVDRIVASPAVRVTETLDIFQPAAGLDAIEPVWDRRIYLASAATLIDVLRDTGKDAEHLLISGHNPGLEDLALMLAPEEGDGNLRAAVEEKLPTSALVRLELDIADWSALDVNQARITAFVRPRDLDPALAPAMDDD; encoded by the coding sequence TTGAAGAGTTTGACCATCCTGCGGCACGCGAAATCGGGTTGGGACGTGGCTGTAGAGCGCGATTTCGACCGGCCGATCAACGCGCGCGGGCGGCGCGGCGCCGAACTGATCGGCCAATATGTGAAGCGGCACGCGATGCCGGTCGACCGTATCGTCGCCTCGCCCGCGGTGCGCGTCACCGAAACGCTCGACATCTTCCAGCCCGCCGCGGGCCTCGACGCGATCGAGCCGGTCTGGGACCGGCGTATCTATCTCGCCTCGGCGGCGACGCTGATCGACGTGCTGCGCGACACCGGCAAGGACGCCGAACATCTGCTGATTTCGGGGCATAATCCGGGGCTCGAGGATCTCGCGCTGATGCTCGCGCCCGAAGAGGGCGACGGGAATTTGCGCGCCGCGGTCGAGGAAAAGCTGCCGACCTCGGCGCTGGTCCGGCTCGAGCTCGACATCGCCGACTGGTCGGCGCTCGACGTCAATCAGGCGCGGATCACCGCCTTCGTTCGCCCGCGCGACCTCGACCCGGCGCTCGCGCCGGCGATGGATGATGATTGA
- a CDS encoding MerR family transcriptional regulator → MADSDHGAGGSADRGKAASAMLAIGELADRIGVPTHVLRYWETRFPQLRPLQRSGRRRYYRAEDVALAERIHHLLHVKGFTVEGARKALSQPNGVVAAEVGAPSVATPASVASSHGVPVDALIALRRRLAEAIG, encoded by the coding sequence ATGGCTGATTCCGACCATGGCGCGGGTGGAAGCGCGGACAGGGGCAAGGCGGCGAGCGCGATGCTCGCGATCGGCGAACTCGCCGATCGCATCGGCGTGCCGACGCATGTCCTGCGTTATTGGGAAACGCGCTTTCCGCAGCTCCGCCCGCTCCAGCGGTCGGGGCGGCGGCGCTATTACCGCGCCGAGGACGTCGCGCTGGCCGAACGCATCCACCATCTGCTGCATGTGAAGGGCTTCACGGTCGAGGGCGCGCGCAAGGCCTTGTCGCAGCCCAATGGCGTCGTCGCTGCCGAGGTTGGCGCCCCTTCGGTTGCCACGCCGGCTTCCGTCGCATCATCACATGGGGTTCCGGTGGATGCGCTGATCGCGCTGCGCCGGCGGCTTGCCGAGGCGATCGGGTGA
- a CDS encoding MAPEG family protein, with protein sequence MIILPISLTIAAAAALLNLWLSVRVGRVRTREKVFVGDGGNEAVTRRMRAHSNFVENTAFVLILLALVELGLGPSMALWAAGALYLVGRILHALGMDGMRWGRMIGTIITMLTQLGLAITALTVVYTTPVSFGAAKAVHTEVVAPN encoded by the coding sequence ATGATCATCTTGCCGATCAGCCTGACCATTGCCGCGGCCGCGGCGCTGCTCAATCTCTGGCTCAGCGTGCGCGTCGGGCGGGTGCGGACGCGGGAGAAGGTCTTCGTCGGCGACGGCGGCAACGAAGCCGTCACGCGGCGGATGCGCGCGCACAGCAATTTCGTCGAGAATACCGCTTTCGTGCTGATCCTGCTCGCGCTCGTCGAGCTCGGCCTGGGGCCGTCGATGGCGCTTTGGGCGGCCGGCGCGCTCTATCTGGTCGGCCGCATCCTCCACGCGCTCGGCATGGACGGGATGCGCTGGGGCCGCATGATTGGCACTATCATCACCATGTTGACCCAGCTCGGCCTCGCAATCACCGCGCTGACCGTCGTCTATACGACCCCGGTGAGCTTCGGCGCGGCGAAGGCCGTGCATACGGAAGTGGTCGCACCGAATTGA
- a CDS encoding TIGR02281 family clan AA aspartic protease — MICDKRAMLQRFISLAGIIAVGSIGIANIAGRQRAEGPAAPAPDPYAGESNWTTRGRDAAAASAKAAASRPSEVRLRRASDSHFYADTDVQGTQIRMLVDSGASLVALTRRDAEAIGIDVDRLPVAGMAQTAGGQIPMRITMLDRVEVDGIEVRNVEAAVIDADMGVSLLGQSFLAKLDAVNVEGDMMTLR, encoded by the coding sequence ATGATCTGCGACAAGCGCGCCATGTTGCAGCGTTTCATCTCCTTGGCCGGTATCATTGCGGTGGGCTCGATCGGCATAGCCAATATCGCGGGCCGTCAAAGGGCCGAAGGGCCCGCGGCGCCCGCGCCGGACCCCTATGCCGGCGAAAGCAACTGGACGACGCGCGGGCGGGACGCCGCTGCGGCGTCCGCCAAGGCTGCCGCCTCGCGGCCGAGCGAGGTTCGACTCCGGCGCGCCTCCGATTCGCATTTCTATGCCGACACGGATGTGCAGGGGACGCAGATCCGCATGCTCGTCGACAGCGGCGCCTCGCTCGTCGCGCTGACGCGCCGCGATGCGGAAGCGATCGGGATCGACGTCGACCGTCTGCCGGTCGCGGGCATGGCGCAGACGGCCGGCGGGCAGATACCGATGCGCATCACGATGCTCGACCGCGTCGAGGTCGACGGCATCGAGGTCCGCAACGTCGAGGCCGCGGTGATCGACGCCGACATGGGCGTTTCGCTGCTCGGCCAGAGCTTCCTCGCCAAACTCGACGCGGTGAATGTCGAAGGGGATATGATGACGCTGCGGTGA
- a CDS encoding folate-binding protein YgfZ: MPNTTLNDRALLRLSGEDVRGFLQGLVTNDVSGNLPVWAALLTPQGKALFDFLIWGDEEDVLIDCERAAADDLTKRLTLYRLRRAITIAREDGLGVHWAKEGDLGVVDPRLSDLGQRWLAPAGEGEGADAAWQAHRLSLGVTEGRAELGDGTTLWLECNAAELNGVSFTKGCYVGQENTARMNWRQKVNRRLVVVPIGEADDKRQVVTWPELGWSVEHRRVENIDPAAAPGWMREALTADRGA, from the coding sequence ATGCCCAATACCACCCTCAACGATCGCGCGCTCCTTCGACTTTCGGGCGAGGATGTGCGCGGCTTTCTGCAAGGCCTCGTCACCAACGATGTTTCGGGCAATCTGCCGGTGTGGGCGGCGCTGCTGACCCCGCAGGGGAAAGCGCTGTTCGATTTCCTGATCTGGGGCGACGAAGAGGATGTGCTGATCGATTGCGAGCGCGCCGCCGCCGACGATCTGACCAAGCGCCTGACGCTCTATCGCCTCCGCCGCGCGATCACGATTGCGCGTGAGGACGGGCTCGGCGTCCACTGGGCGAAGGAAGGCGATCTCGGCGTCGTCGATCCGCGCCTGTCCGACCTTGGCCAACGCTGGCTTGCGCCCGCAGGGGAAGGGGAGGGTGCCGATGCCGCCTGGCAGGCGCACCGCCTGTCGCTCGGCGTTACCGAGGGGCGCGCCGAACTCGGTGACGGCACGACGCTTTGGCTCGAATGCAACGCCGCCGAACTGAACGGTGTCAGCTTCACCAAGGGCTGCTATGTCGGGCAGGAGAATACGGCGCGAATGAACTGGCGGCAGAAGGTCAATCGGCGGCTGGTGGTCGTGCCGATCGGCGAGGCCGACGACAAGCGGCAGGTTGTCACCTGGCCTGAGCTTGGCTGGTCGGTCGAGCATCGCCGAGTCGAAAATATCGACCCCGCCGCCGCGCCTGGCTGGATGCGCGAAGCGCTCACCGCCGATCGGGGGGCATGA
- the plsX gene encoding phosphate acyltransferase PlsX: MSLTPRIAIDAMGGDVGVRVMCAGAAMARHQHDGLRFLLVGDETRIKTALDNHPNLRAASEIIHTDKVVSGEDKPSQALRGGRGSSMGLAIDAVKRGDAGGAVSAGNTGALMAMAKVALRTMPGIDRPALAALLPSLGDNDVVMLDLGANTDCDANNLVQFAVMGAAYARTAMGLEKPRVALLNIGTEELKGTDEIRDAAALLREAEGLPMQFAGFIEGDKLSRGEVDVVVHDGFSGNIALKTIEGTARFVTDLLRRAFTSSVRSKIGFLISRPATELLRHHLDPNNHNGAVFLGLNGVVLKSHGSADAKGVANCVHLCAELIEKDITRQVTEDLANFRGSAAA, translated from the coding sequence ATGAGCCTGACACCGCGAATCGCGATCGATGCGATGGGCGGTGACGTGGGCGTTCGCGTGATGTGCGCGGGCGCGGCGATGGCGCGCCACCAGCACGACGGTCTGCGCTTCCTGCTCGTGGGCGACGAGACGCGGATCAAGACCGCGCTCGACAACCACCCGAACCTGCGCGCGGCGTCGGAGATCATCCACACCGACAAGGTCGTCTCCGGCGAGGACAAGCCCAGCCAGGCGCTGCGCGGCGGTCGCGGCAGCTCGATGGGGCTCGCGATCGACGCGGTGAAGCGCGGTGACGCCGGCGGCGCCGTTTCGGCGGGCAATACCGGCGCGCTGATGGCGATGGCGAAGGTCGCGCTGCGCACCATGCCGGGGATCGACCGGCCGGCGCTCGCGGCGCTGCTGCCGTCGCTCGGCGACAATGACGTCGTCATGCTCGACCTCGGCGCCAACACCGATTGCGACGCGAACAATCTGGTCCAGTTCGCGGTCATGGGTGCCGCCTATGCCCGCACCGCCATGGGCCTGGAAAAGCCGCGCGTCGCGCTGCTCAACATCGGCACCGAAGAGCTCAAGGGCACCGACGAAATCCGCGACGCCGCCGCGCTGCTGCGCGAGGCCGAGGGGCTGCCGATGCAGTTCGCCGGCTTCATCGAGGGCGACAAATTGTCGCGCGGCGAGGTCGATGTCGTCGTCCACGACGGTTTCTCGGGCAATATCGCGCTCAAGACGATCGAGGGAACGGCGCGCTTCGTTACCGACCTGCTGCGCCGCGCCTTCACCTCGTCGGTGCGTTCGAAGATCGGCTTCCTGATCTCGCGCCCCGCGACCGAATTGCTGCGCCACCATCTCGATCCCAACAACCATAATGGCGCGGTGTTCCTGGGGCTCAACGGCGTCGTGCTGAAAAGCCACGGCAGCGCCGATGCGAAGGGGGTCGCGAATTGCGTCCACCTCTGCGCCGAACTCATCGAAAAGGATATCACGCGTCAGGTGACCGAGGATCTCGCCAATTTCCGTGGGAGCGCCGCGGCATGA
- a CDS encoding MBL fold metallo-hydrolase: MNAPHPPLKAAIVPVTAFQQNCTLLWCTETNKAAFVDPGGDLDKLREAVRQTGVEVEKILVTHGHMDHCGQAGVLAKELGVPIEGPHEDDRFWIEKLSEDGARFGMEGEPFEPDRWLVDGDKVTVGNLQIDVIHCPGHTPGHVVFYHGPSKLAIVGDVLFQGSIGRTDFPRGNHQQLLDSITQKLWPLGGDTIFLPGHGPHSSFAQERRTNPYVADGVVGT, from the coding sequence ATGAACGCTCCCCATCCCCCGCTGAAGGCCGCGATCGTGCCGGTCACCGCTTTCCAGCAGAATTGCACTTTGCTGTGGTGCACTGAAACCAACAAGGCGGCTTTCGTCGATCCCGGTGGCGACCTCGACAAGCTCCGGGAAGCGGTCCGGCAGACCGGGGTCGAGGTCGAGAAGATCCTCGTCACGCACGGTCATATGGACCATTGCGGTCAGGCCGGGGTGCTCGCGAAGGAACTCGGCGTGCCGATCGAGGGGCCGCACGAGGACGACCGCTTCTGGATCGAAAAGCTGAGCGAGGACGGCGCGCGCTTCGGCATGGAGGGCGAGCCGTTCGAACCCGACCGCTGGCTCGTCGACGGCGACAAGGTGACGGTCGGCAATCTTCAGATCGACGTCATCCACTGCCCCGGCCACACGCCCGGCCATGTCGTCTTTTATCACGGGCCTTCGAAGCTCGCGATCGTCGGCGACGTGCTTTTCCAGGGATCGATCGGCCGCACCGACTTTCCGCGCGGCAATCACCAGCAGCTTCTCGATTCGATCACGCAGAAGCTGTGGCCGCTCGGCGGTGACACCATCTTCCTGCCCGGTCACGGTCCGCACAGCAGCTTCGCGCAGGAACGGCGGACGAACCCCTATGTCGCCGATGGGGTGGTGGGGACCTGA
- a CDS encoding integration host factor subunit alpha: MTSGTLTRADIAAKINQQIGLSRNESATIVESILDHMSDALANGQNVKISGFGTFVLRDKAQRIGRNPKTGIEVPILPRRVMTFRASQSMRARVAGK, encoded by the coding sequence ATGACGTCAGGGACGCTTACGCGCGCCGATATCGCGGCGAAGATCAACCAGCAGATCGGCTTGTCGCGCAATGAATCGGCGACGATCGTCGAATCGATATTGGACCATATGTCGGACGCGCTCGCCAATGGGCAGAATGTGAAGATTTCGGGCTTCGGCACCTTCGTGCTGCGCGACAAGGCGCAGCGGATCGGCCGCAATCCCAAGACCGGGATCGAAGTGCCGATCCTGCCGCGCCGGGTGATGACCTTTCGCGCCAGCCAGTCGATGCGTGCTCGCGTCGCCGGTAAATAG
- the rpmF gene encoding 50S ribosomal protein L32, giving the protein MAVPKRKTSPSKRGMRRSHDSLKVEAFQECPNCGELKRPHNLCNACGHYNGREVVAGA; this is encoded by the coding sequence ATGGCCGTCCCCAAGCGAAAAACCTCGCCCTCGAAGCGCGGCATGCGTCGCAGCCACGACAGCCTGAAGGTCGAAGCCTTTCAGGAATGCCCCAATTGCGGCGAGCTGAAGCGCCCGCACAACCTGTGCAACGCCTGCGGCCATTATAACGGCCGCGAAGTGGTGGCTGGCGCCTAA
- a CDS encoding beta-ketoacyl-ACP synthase III, with protein sequence MTLRAILSGTGSALPRTRVSNAELATRVDTSDEWIVERTGIRFRHIAEPDETTATLGAAAAKEALAAAGLDAADIGLIIVATATPDNTFPASATKVQALLGAPDCIAFDVAAVCSGFLYALSVADSMLRTGAARHALVIGSETFSRILDWEDRTTCVLFGDGAGAVVLSAEEVTDDRGILATRLHAEGKYCDMLYVDGGPSTTGTVGHVRMQGREVFRHAVTNLASVLGEVMEEVGLAASDIDWVVPHQANKRIIDATAKKLGLSAERVVLTVDQHANTSAASVPLALDLAVRDGRIKRGDLVVLEAMGGGFTWGAAVLRV encoded by the coding sequence ATGACCCTGCGCGCGATTTTGTCCGGCACCGGCTCGGCTTTGCCGCGCACGCGCGTCTCCAACGCCGAACTCGCGACGCGCGTCGATACCAGCGACGAATGGATCGTCGAGCGCACCGGCATCCGCTTTCGCCATATCGCCGAACCCGACGAGACGACCGCGACGCTGGGCGCTGCCGCAGCGAAGGAAGCGCTGGCGGCCGCCGGGCTCGACGCGGCCGATATCGGCCTGATCATCGTCGCCACCGCGACCCCCGACAATACGTTCCCCGCCAGCGCGACCAAGGTGCAGGCGCTGCTCGGCGCGCCCGACTGCATCGCATTCGACGTCGCCGCCGTCTGCTCGGGCTTCCTCTATGCCCTTTCGGTCGCTGATTCGATGCTCCGCACCGGCGCCGCGCGGCACGCGCTGGTGATCGGCAGCGAGACGTTCAGCCGCATCCTCGACTGGGAGGATCGCACGACCTGCGTCCTGTTCGGCGATGGCGCGGGCGCGGTCGTCCTGTCGGCCGAGGAAGTCACCGACGATCGCGGCATCCTCGCGACCCGGCTCCACGCCGAGGGCAAATATTGCGACATGCTCTACGTCGACGGCGGTCCGTCGACGACCGGCACCGTCGGCCACGTCCGCATGCAGGGCCGCGAAGTGTTCCGCCATGCCGTCACCAACCTGGCATCGGTGCTGGGCGAGGTGATGGAAGAGGTCGGCCTTGCCGCCAGCGACATCGACTGGGTTGTGCCGCATCAGGCGAACAAGCGGATCATCGACGCGACCGCGAAAAAGCTGGGCCTGTCCGCCGAGCGCGTCGTGTTGACCGTCGACCAGCACGCGAACACGTCGGCGGCGTCAGTGCCGCTCGCGCTCGACCTCGCGGTCCGCGACGGCCGCATCAAGCGCGGCGACCTTGTCGTGCTCGAGGCGATGGGCGGCGGCTTCACCTGGGGCGCGGCGGTCCTGCGCGTCTGA